From one Scophthalmus maximus strain ysfricsl-2021 chromosome 19, ASM2237912v1, whole genome shotgun sequence genomic stretch:
- the ulk1a gene encoding serine/threonine-protein kinase ULK1a isoform X2, with the protein MMESVGKFEFSRKDLIGHGAFAVVFKGRHKERRDWEVAVKCINKKNLGKSQSLLGKEIKILKELKHENIVSLLDYQEMGGCVYLVMEYCNGGDLAEYLHSKGTLSEDTIRVFLQQIAQAMKVLQSKGILHRDLKPQNILLCHPEGRRSSSTNTYIKIADFGFARHLQTNTMAATLCGSPMYMAPEVIMSQNYDAKADLWSIGTIVYQCLTGKAPFHASTPQELRLFYESNRTLLPSIPKETSSHLRNLLLRLLQRNHNERISFDDFFHHPFLETSSSLKKCSPAPMFICPSSDLGSSSSSSSTSHQASPQHSNGEIPQLKPKVQYSATQNTAGFLPREMANQESRSTSSYTEDYVMVPAQFPSEYTCDVDAELPIESCLIYSGSLVAEPGPGPEGKTPLPCPLLHSPSKPVSKPVEFAGRTCSDSVPIPVPTQIRNYQRLEQNLQPFGLHGSTRVPLCCAGRSSGSSPQFGDCRAPGPGFVHNSPRLAAGGAQPQQCSPLVGTTPKTSEQTLPLSTRTGLLTGSPDMQGTSSPKQVQSSMPNRVRMIKDLQPFDPSAATHTNLCRKSANKKGPFKRGLSPGRLSDMLLKAAFGTEEGSGESLNSEKSMDITAPPTGHNRGFQCSDSPPLAVFTIGSPSKGNTPPDTVVSKMFSGSPSYINSAWLLNSRLLQRGSRRDSETEAMDATTHSNLAFHPPELAEDTLMEQAHTDALSDLRFTLAFVHCVIELASSKEPELDAISSPDVSFLEQSLVADQISLLSREWSYAEQLLLYMKAEEFLSSALHTAKENIKQGRLHPSAIVKQVIRKLNELYKNCVTYCRSLNDRLQTFLLDKQKLMDRFNGLTAEKLIYSHTVNMVQSAALDEMFHHGTSSVQRYHRALLLMEGLSRIVTEQKDIDSIDKCKQCIERRLSALQT; encoded by the exons ATGATGGAGTCTGTTGGGAAGTTTGAGTTCAGCAGGAAAGACCTGATTGGCCACGGAGCCTTCGCAGTTGTGTTCAAGGGAAGACATAAAGAG AGACGTGACTGGGAGGTTGCTGTGAAGTGCATCAACAAGAAAAACTTGGGGAAATCGCAGTCTCTTCTTGgtaaagaaatcaaaatattaaaG gagctgaaacatgaaaatattgtcAGTCTGCTTGACTATCAG GAAATGGGAGGTTGTGTGTATCTTGTCATGGAG TACTGCAATGGAGGTGACCTGGCAGAGTACCTTCACT CCAAGGGCACATTAAGTGAGGACACAATCCGAGTGTTCCTCCAGCAGATTGCTCAGGCCATGAAGGTCCTGCAGAGCAAAGGCATCCTTCACAGAGACCTAAAGCCCCAGAACATCTTGCTCTGCCACCCAGAGGGGCGCAGGTCCAGTTCCACAAACACCTACATTAAGATAG CTGACTTTGGGTTTGCACGTCATCTCCAGACAAACACTATGGCAGCCACACTGTGTGGCTCTCCTATGTACATG GCTCCTGAGGTCATCATGTCCCAGAACTATGATGCCAAGGCTGATCTGTGGAGCATAGGCACAATTGTGTACCAGTGTCTGACTGGAAAGGCACCATTTCAC gccAGCACACCGCAGGAGCTCCGTCTCTTTTATGAAAGCAACAGGACCTTGTTACCCAG CATCCCAAAGGAGACTTCTAGTCACCTCAGAAACCTACTACTACGGCTGCTTCAGAGGAACCACAATGAGCGGATCAGCTTTG ATGATTTTTTCCACCATCCGTTCCTGGAGACGAGCTcatctttaaagaaat GCTCTCCAGCTCCCATGTTCATTTGCCCCAGTTCAGACTTGGGCAGTTCTTCTAGCAGCTCCTCCACATCCCATCAGGCTTCACCTCAA CATTCCAATGGAGAGATCCCCCAACTCAAGCCCAAAGTGCAGTACTCCGCTACACAAAACACTGCTGGCTTCCTGCCGAGAGAAATGGCCAATCAAGAGAGTAGGAGCACCTCATCTTACACAGAGGATTATGTCATGGTGCCTGCCCAGTTCCCCA GTGAATACACATGTGATGTGGATGCTGAGTTACCGATTGAAAGTTGTCTTATATACAGTGG CTCACTGGTGGCAGAGCCTGGTCCTGGGCCTGAAGGAAAGACACCTCTACCCTGTCCCCTGCTTCACTCTCCCTCCAAACCTGTTAG CAAGCCTGTTGAATTTGCTGGCCGCACCTGCAGCGACTCCGTGCCCATTCCTGTCCCAACACAGATTCGAAACTACCAGCGTTTGGAGCAGAACCTGCAGCCTTTTGGTTTGCATGGCTCCACCAG AGTCCCACTGTGCTGTGCAGGCCGGAGCAGTGGAAGTTCCCCACAATTTGGAGACTGTAGAGCTCCAGGTCCAGGATTTGTCCACAACTCCCCGAGGTTGGCAGCTGGAGGAGCCCAGCCACAACAGTGCTCCCCACTAG TGGGAACCACCCCGAAGACTTCAGAGCAGACTCTCCCTCTCAGCACAAGAACTGGACTGCTCACTGGCTCTCCTGACATGCAGGGCACCTCCAGCCCCAAG CAGGTTCAGTCGTCAATGCCAAACCGGGTCAGGATGATCAAAGACCTGCAACCCTTTGACCCATCTGCTGCTACTCACACCAACCTCTGCAGGAAATCTGCCAATAAAAAGGGTCCTTTTAAAAG AGGACTGAGCCCAGGCAGGCTGTCTGACATGCTGCTGAAGGCGGCCTTTGGAACCGAAGAGGGAAGTGGCGAAAGCCTTAACAGTGAGAAAAGCATGGACATAACAG CTCCACCCACTGGTCATAATAGGGGCTTTCAGTGCTCAGACAGCCCACCTCTTGCAGTCTTCACCATAGGTTCTCCATCCAAAGGAAACACTCCTCCTGATACCGTGGTATCAAAGATGTTCTCAG GTTCTCCCAGCTACATTAACTCAGCCTGGCTACTTAACAGCCGCCTCCTCCAGAGAGGAAGCCGTAGAGACAGTGAGACTGAAGCTATGGACGCTACTACACACAGCAATCTGGCCTTTCACCCTCCAGAGCTCGCTGAAGATACACTgatggag CAGGCTCATACAGATGCCCTGAGTGACCTGCGTTTCACCTTGGCTTTTGTCCATTGTGTCATTGAATTGGCTTCTTCTAAAGAACCAGAGCTGGATGCCATCAGCAGTCCTGATGTCTCCTTCCTGGAGCAGAGCTTGGTGGCAGATCAGATTAGCCTTCTGAGTAGGGAATGGAG CTATGCCGAGCAGTTATTGTTGTACATGAAGGCTGAGGAGTTTCTGTCATCGGCACTGCACACTGCCAAAGAGAATATTAAACAAGGCCGACTCCATCCCTCTGCTATAGTCAAACAAG TGATCAGGAAGCTGAATGAATTGTACAAGAACTGTGTAACATACTGTCGCTCCCTCAACGATCGCCTGCAGACCTTTTTGCTTGACAAGCAGAAGCTTATGGACCGATTCAATGGCCTCACAGCAGAGAAGCTCATCTACAGCCACACTGTGAACATG GTACAGTCTGCTGCTTTAGATGAGATGTTCCACCATGGCACATCATCAGTCCAGCGCTACCATAGAGCCCTTCTGCTGATGGAGGGTCTTTCCCGAATCGTCACAGAGCAAAAGGACATTGACAGCATAGATAAAT GTAAGCAGTGTATTGAGCGACGCCTTTCTGCACTGCAAACTTAA
- the ulk1a gene encoding serine/threonine-protein kinase ULK1a isoform X1 translates to MMESVGKFEFSRKDLIGHGAFAVVFKGRHKERRDWEVAVKCINKKNLGKSQSLLGKEIKILKELKHENIVSLLDYQEMGGCVYLVMEYCNGGDLAEYLHSKGTLSEDTIRVFLQQIAQAMKVLQSKGILHRDLKPQNILLCHPEGRRSSSTNTYIKIADFGFARHLQTNTMAATLCGSPMYMAPEVIMSQNYDAKADLWSIGTIVYQCLTGKAPFHASTPQELRLFYESNRTLLPSIPKETSSHLRNLLLRLLQRNHNERISFDDFFHHPFLETSSSLKKCSPAPMFICPSSDLGSSSSSSSTSHQASPQHSNGEIPQLKPKVQYSATQNTAGFLPREMANQESRSTSSYTEDYVMVPAQFPSEYTCDVDAELPIESCLIYSGSSLVAEPGPGPEGKTPLPCPLLHSPSKPVSKPVEFAGRTCSDSVPIPVPTQIRNYQRLEQNLQPFGLHGSTRVPLCCAGRSSGSSPQFGDCRAPGPGFVHNSPRLAAGGAQPQQCSPLVGTTPKTSEQTLPLSTRTGLLTGSPDMQGTSSPKQVQSSMPNRVRMIKDLQPFDPSAATHTNLCRKSANKKGPFKRGLSPGRLSDMLLKAAFGTEEGSGESLNSEKSMDITAPPTGHNRGFQCSDSPPLAVFTIGSPSKGNTPPDTVVSKMFSGSPSYINSAWLLNSRLLQRGSRRDSETEAMDATTHSNLAFHPPELAEDTLMEQAHTDALSDLRFTLAFVHCVIELASSKEPELDAISSPDVSFLEQSLVADQISLLSREWSYAEQLLLYMKAEEFLSSALHTAKENIKQGRLHPSAIVKQVIRKLNELYKNCVTYCRSLNDRLQTFLLDKQKLMDRFNGLTAEKLIYSHTVNMVQSAALDEMFHHGTSSVQRYHRALLLMEGLSRIVTEQKDIDSIDKCKQCIERRLSALQT, encoded by the exons ATGATGGAGTCTGTTGGGAAGTTTGAGTTCAGCAGGAAAGACCTGATTGGCCACGGAGCCTTCGCAGTTGTGTTCAAGGGAAGACATAAAGAG AGACGTGACTGGGAGGTTGCTGTGAAGTGCATCAACAAGAAAAACTTGGGGAAATCGCAGTCTCTTCTTGgtaaagaaatcaaaatattaaaG gagctgaaacatgaaaatattgtcAGTCTGCTTGACTATCAG GAAATGGGAGGTTGTGTGTATCTTGTCATGGAG TACTGCAATGGAGGTGACCTGGCAGAGTACCTTCACT CCAAGGGCACATTAAGTGAGGACACAATCCGAGTGTTCCTCCAGCAGATTGCTCAGGCCATGAAGGTCCTGCAGAGCAAAGGCATCCTTCACAGAGACCTAAAGCCCCAGAACATCTTGCTCTGCCACCCAGAGGGGCGCAGGTCCAGTTCCACAAACACCTACATTAAGATAG CTGACTTTGGGTTTGCACGTCATCTCCAGACAAACACTATGGCAGCCACACTGTGTGGCTCTCCTATGTACATG GCTCCTGAGGTCATCATGTCCCAGAACTATGATGCCAAGGCTGATCTGTGGAGCATAGGCACAATTGTGTACCAGTGTCTGACTGGAAAGGCACCATTTCAC gccAGCACACCGCAGGAGCTCCGTCTCTTTTATGAAAGCAACAGGACCTTGTTACCCAG CATCCCAAAGGAGACTTCTAGTCACCTCAGAAACCTACTACTACGGCTGCTTCAGAGGAACCACAATGAGCGGATCAGCTTTG ATGATTTTTTCCACCATCCGTTCCTGGAGACGAGCTcatctttaaagaaat GCTCTCCAGCTCCCATGTTCATTTGCCCCAGTTCAGACTTGGGCAGTTCTTCTAGCAGCTCCTCCACATCCCATCAGGCTTCACCTCAA CATTCCAATGGAGAGATCCCCCAACTCAAGCCCAAAGTGCAGTACTCCGCTACACAAAACACTGCTGGCTTCCTGCCGAGAGAAATGGCCAATCAAGAGAGTAGGAGCACCTCATCTTACACAGAGGATTATGTCATGGTGCCTGCCCAGTTCCCCA GTGAATACACATGTGATGTGGATGCTGAGTTACCGATTGAAAGTTGTCTTATATACAGTGG CAGCTCACTGGTGGCAGAGCCTGGTCCTGGGCCTGAAGGAAAGACACCTCTACCCTGTCCCCTGCTTCACTCTCCCTCCAAACCTGTTAG CAAGCCTGTTGAATTTGCTGGCCGCACCTGCAGCGACTCCGTGCCCATTCCTGTCCCAACACAGATTCGAAACTACCAGCGTTTGGAGCAGAACCTGCAGCCTTTTGGTTTGCATGGCTCCACCAG AGTCCCACTGTGCTGTGCAGGCCGGAGCAGTGGAAGTTCCCCACAATTTGGAGACTGTAGAGCTCCAGGTCCAGGATTTGTCCACAACTCCCCGAGGTTGGCAGCTGGAGGAGCCCAGCCACAACAGTGCTCCCCACTAG TGGGAACCACCCCGAAGACTTCAGAGCAGACTCTCCCTCTCAGCACAAGAACTGGACTGCTCACTGGCTCTCCTGACATGCAGGGCACCTCCAGCCCCAAG CAGGTTCAGTCGTCAATGCCAAACCGGGTCAGGATGATCAAAGACCTGCAACCCTTTGACCCATCTGCTGCTACTCACACCAACCTCTGCAGGAAATCTGCCAATAAAAAGGGTCCTTTTAAAAG AGGACTGAGCCCAGGCAGGCTGTCTGACATGCTGCTGAAGGCGGCCTTTGGAACCGAAGAGGGAAGTGGCGAAAGCCTTAACAGTGAGAAAAGCATGGACATAACAG CTCCACCCACTGGTCATAATAGGGGCTTTCAGTGCTCAGACAGCCCACCTCTTGCAGTCTTCACCATAGGTTCTCCATCCAAAGGAAACACTCCTCCTGATACCGTGGTATCAAAGATGTTCTCAG GTTCTCCCAGCTACATTAACTCAGCCTGGCTACTTAACAGCCGCCTCCTCCAGAGAGGAAGCCGTAGAGACAGTGAGACTGAAGCTATGGACGCTACTACACACAGCAATCTGGCCTTTCACCCTCCAGAGCTCGCTGAAGATACACTgatggag CAGGCTCATACAGATGCCCTGAGTGACCTGCGTTTCACCTTGGCTTTTGTCCATTGTGTCATTGAATTGGCTTCTTCTAAAGAACCAGAGCTGGATGCCATCAGCAGTCCTGATGTCTCCTTCCTGGAGCAGAGCTTGGTGGCAGATCAGATTAGCCTTCTGAGTAGGGAATGGAG CTATGCCGAGCAGTTATTGTTGTACATGAAGGCTGAGGAGTTTCTGTCATCGGCACTGCACACTGCCAAAGAGAATATTAAACAAGGCCGACTCCATCCCTCTGCTATAGTCAAACAAG TGATCAGGAAGCTGAATGAATTGTACAAGAACTGTGTAACATACTGTCGCTCCCTCAACGATCGCCTGCAGACCTTTTTGCTTGACAAGCAGAAGCTTATGGACCGATTCAATGGCCTCACAGCAGAGAAGCTCATCTACAGCCACACTGTGAACATG GTACAGTCTGCTGCTTTAGATGAGATGTTCCACCATGGCACATCATCAGTCCAGCGCTACCATAGAGCCCTTCTGCTGATGGAGGGTCTTTCCCGAATCGTCACAGAGCAAAAGGACATTGACAGCATAGATAAAT GTAAGCAGTGTATTGAGCGACGCCTTTCTGCACTGCAAACTTAA
- the ulk1a gene encoding serine/threonine-protein kinase ULK1a isoform X3, translating into MMESVGKFEFSRKDLIGHGAFAVVFKGRHKERRDWEVAVKCINKKNLGKSQSLLGKEIKILKELKHENIVSLLDYQEMGGCVYLVMEYCNGGDLAEYLHSKGTLSEDTIRVFLQQIAQAMKVLQSKGILHRDLKPQNILLCHPEGRRSSSTNTYIKIADFGFARHLQTNTMAATLCGSPMYMAPEVIMSQNYDAKADLWSIGTIVYQCLTGKAPFHASTPQELRLFYESNRTLLPSIPKETSSHLRNLLLRLLQRNHNERISFDDFFHHPFLETSSSLKKCSPAPMFICPSSDLGSSSSSSSTSHQASPQHSNGEIPQLKPKVQYSATQNTAGFLPREMANQESRSTSSYTEDYVMVPAQFPSEYTCDVDAELPIESCLIYSGSSLVAEPGPGPEGKTPLPCPLLHSPSKPVSKPVEFAGRTCSDSVPIPVPTQIRNYQRLEQNLQPFGLHGSTRVPLCCAGRSSGSSPQFGDCRAPGPGFVHNSPRLAAGGAQPQQCSPLVGTTPKTSEQTLPLSTRTGLLTGSPDMQGTSSPKVQSSMPNRVRMIKDLQPFDPSAATHTNLCRKSANKKGPFKRGLSPGRLSDMLLKAAFGTEEGSGESLNSEKSMDITAPPTGHNRGFQCSDSPPLAVFTIGSPSKGNTPPDTVVSKMFSGSPSYINSAWLLNSRLLQRGSRRDSETEAMDATTHSNLAFHPPELAEDTLMEQAHTDALSDLRFTLAFVHCVIELASSKEPELDAISSPDVSFLEQSLVADQISLLSREWSYAEQLLLYMKAEEFLSSALHTAKENIKQGRLHPSAIVKQVIRKLNELYKNCVTYCRSLNDRLQTFLLDKQKLMDRFNGLTAEKLIYSHTVNMVQSAALDEMFHHGTSSVQRYHRALLLMEGLSRIVTEQKDIDSIDKCKQCIERRLSALQT; encoded by the exons ATGATGGAGTCTGTTGGGAAGTTTGAGTTCAGCAGGAAAGACCTGATTGGCCACGGAGCCTTCGCAGTTGTGTTCAAGGGAAGACATAAAGAG AGACGTGACTGGGAGGTTGCTGTGAAGTGCATCAACAAGAAAAACTTGGGGAAATCGCAGTCTCTTCTTGgtaaagaaatcaaaatattaaaG gagctgaaacatgaaaatattgtcAGTCTGCTTGACTATCAG GAAATGGGAGGTTGTGTGTATCTTGTCATGGAG TACTGCAATGGAGGTGACCTGGCAGAGTACCTTCACT CCAAGGGCACATTAAGTGAGGACACAATCCGAGTGTTCCTCCAGCAGATTGCTCAGGCCATGAAGGTCCTGCAGAGCAAAGGCATCCTTCACAGAGACCTAAAGCCCCAGAACATCTTGCTCTGCCACCCAGAGGGGCGCAGGTCCAGTTCCACAAACACCTACATTAAGATAG CTGACTTTGGGTTTGCACGTCATCTCCAGACAAACACTATGGCAGCCACACTGTGTGGCTCTCCTATGTACATG GCTCCTGAGGTCATCATGTCCCAGAACTATGATGCCAAGGCTGATCTGTGGAGCATAGGCACAATTGTGTACCAGTGTCTGACTGGAAAGGCACCATTTCAC gccAGCACACCGCAGGAGCTCCGTCTCTTTTATGAAAGCAACAGGACCTTGTTACCCAG CATCCCAAAGGAGACTTCTAGTCACCTCAGAAACCTACTACTACGGCTGCTTCAGAGGAACCACAATGAGCGGATCAGCTTTG ATGATTTTTTCCACCATCCGTTCCTGGAGACGAGCTcatctttaaagaaat GCTCTCCAGCTCCCATGTTCATTTGCCCCAGTTCAGACTTGGGCAGTTCTTCTAGCAGCTCCTCCACATCCCATCAGGCTTCACCTCAA CATTCCAATGGAGAGATCCCCCAACTCAAGCCCAAAGTGCAGTACTCCGCTACACAAAACACTGCTGGCTTCCTGCCGAGAGAAATGGCCAATCAAGAGAGTAGGAGCACCTCATCTTACACAGAGGATTATGTCATGGTGCCTGCCCAGTTCCCCA GTGAATACACATGTGATGTGGATGCTGAGTTACCGATTGAAAGTTGTCTTATATACAGTGG CAGCTCACTGGTGGCAGAGCCTGGTCCTGGGCCTGAAGGAAAGACACCTCTACCCTGTCCCCTGCTTCACTCTCCCTCCAAACCTGTTAG CAAGCCTGTTGAATTTGCTGGCCGCACCTGCAGCGACTCCGTGCCCATTCCTGTCCCAACACAGATTCGAAACTACCAGCGTTTGGAGCAGAACCTGCAGCCTTTTGGTTTGCATGGCTCCACCAG AGTCCCACTGTGCTGTGCAGGCCGGAGCAGTGGAAGTTCCCCACAATTTGGAGACTGTAGAGCTCCAGGTCCAGGATTTGTCCACAACTCCCCGAGGTTGGCAGCTGGAGGAGCCCAGCCACAACAGTGCTCCCCACTAG TGGGAACCACCCCGAAGACTTCAGAGCAGACTCTCCCTCTCAGCACAAGAACTGGACTGCTCACTGGCTCTCCTGACATGCAGGGCACCTCCAGCCCCAAG GTTCAGTCGTCAATGCCAAACCGGGTCAGGATGATCAAAGACCTGCAACCCTTTGACCCATCTGCTGCTACTCACACCAACCTCTGCAGGAAATCTGCCAATAAAAAGGGTCCTTTTAAAAG AGGACTGAGCCCAGGCAGGCTGTCTGACATGCTGCTGAAGGCGGCCTTTGGAACCGAAGAGGGAAGTGGCGAAAGCCTTAACAGTGAGAAAAGCATGGACATAACAG CTCCACCCACTGGTCATAATAGGGGCTTTCAGTGCTCAGACAGCCCACCTCTTGCAGTCTTCACCATAGGTTCTCCATCCAAAGGAAACACTCCTCCTGATACCGTGGTATCAAAGATGTTCTCAG GTTCTCCCAGCTACATTAACTCAGCCTGGCTACTTAACAGCCGCCTCCTCCAGAGAGGAAGCCGTAGAGACAGTGAGACTGAAGCTATGGACGCTACTACACACAGCAATCTGGCCTTTCACCCTCCAGAGCTCGCTGAAGATACACTgatggag CAGGCTCATACAGATGCCCTGAGTGACCTGCGTTTCACCTTGGCTTTTGTCCATTGTGTCATTGAATTGGCTTCTTCTAAAGAACCAGAGCTGGATGCCATCAGCAGTCCTGATGTCTCCTTCCTGGAGCAGAGCTTGGTGGCAGATCAGATTAGCCTTCTGAGTAGGGAATGGAG CTATGCCGAGCAGTTATTGTTGTACATGAAGGCTGAGGAGTTTCTGTCATCGGCACTGCACACTGCCAAAGAGAATATTAAACAAGGCCGACTCCATCCCTCTGCTATAGTCAAACAAG TGATCAGGAAGCTGAATGAATTGTACAAGAACTGTGTAACATACTGTCGCTCCCTCAACGATCGCCTGCAGACCTTTTTGCTTGACAAGCAGAAGCTTATGGACCGATTCAATGGCCTCACAGCAGAGAAGCTCATCTACAGCCACACTGTGAACATG GTACAGTCTGCTGCTTTAGATGAGATGTTCCACCATGGCACATCATCAGTCCAGCGCTACCATAGAGCCCTTCTGCTGATGGAGGGTCTTTCCCGAATCGTCACAGAGCAAAAGGACATTGACAGCATAGATAAAT GTAAGCAGTGTATTGAGCGACGCCTTTCTGCACTGCAAACTTAA